A portion of the Jaculus jaculus isolate mJacJac1 chromosome 5, mJacJac1.mat.Y.cur, whole genome shotgun sequence genome contains these proteins:
- the Ints11 gene encoding integrator complex subunit 11 isoform X2 — MVGYDGPIYMTHPTQAICPILLEDYRKIAVDKKGEANFFTSQMIKDCMKKVVAVHLHQTVQVDDELEIKAYYAGHVLGAAMFQIKVGSESVVYTGDYNMTPDRHLGAAWIDKCRPNLLITESTYATTIRDSKRCRERDFLKKVHETVERGGKVLIPVFALGRAQELCILLETFWERMNLKVPIYFSTGLTEKANHYYKLFITWTNQKIRKTFVQRNMFEFKHIKAFDRAFADNPGPMVVFATPGMLHAGQSLQIFRKWAGNEKNMVIMPGYCVQGTVGHKILSGQRKLEMEGRQVLEVKMQVEYMSFSAHADAKGIMQLVGQAEPECVLLVHGEAKKMEFLRQKIEQEFRVNCYMPANGETVTLPTSPSIPVGISLGLLKREMAQGLLPEAKKPRLLHGTLIMKDSNFRLVSSEQALKDLGLAEHQLRFTCRVHLQDTRKEQETALRVYSHLKNTLKDHCVQHLPDGSVTVESILIQAAAHSEDPGTKVLLVSWTYQDEELGSFLTSLLKNGLPQTPS, encoded by the exons ATGGTGGGCTACGACGGGCCCATCTATATGACCCACCCCACCCAGGCCATCTGCCCAATCCTGCTGGAAGACTACCGCAAGATTGCCGTGGACAAGAAAGGCGAGGCCAATTTCTTCACTTCCCAGATGATCAAAGACTGCATGAAGAAGGTGGTGGCTGTTCACCTGCACCAGACTGTCCAG GTAGATGATGAACTGGAAATCAAGGCATACTATGCAGGCCATGTGCTGGGGGCAGCCATGTTCCAGATTAAAGTGGGCTCCGAGTCCGTAGTCTACACG GGTGATTATAATATGACCCCAGATCGACATTTGGG GGCTGCATGGATTGACAAGTGCCGCCCAAACCTGCTCATCACAGAATCTACATATGCCACAACCATCCGTGACTCCAAGCGCTGCAGGGAGCGAGATTTCCTGAAAAAAGTTCATGAGACTGTGGAACGTGGTGGGAAG GTGCTGATCCCTGTATTTGCACTTGGTCGAGCACAGGAACTCTGCATTCTGCTAGAGACTTTCTG GGAGCGCATGAACCTGAAGGTGCCCATCTACTTCTCAACGGGCCTGACAGAGAAGGCCAATCACTATTACAAACTCTTCATCACCTGGACCAACCAGAAGATCCGGAAGACCTTTGTTCAGAGGAACATGTTTGAGTTCAAGCACATCAAGGCTTTCGACCGGGCATTTGCTGACAACCCAGGTCCCATG GTTGTGTTTGCCACGCCTGGGATGTTGCATGCTGGCCAGTCCCTGCAGATCTTCCGGAAGTGGGCAGGAAATGAGAAGAACATG gtcatcatgcctggctactgTGTGCAAGGGACTGTGGGCCACAAGATCCTCAGTGGACAGCGCAAACTAGAGATGGAGGGGCGGCAGGTG CTGGAGGTGAAGATGCAGGTGGAGTACATGTCATTCAGTGCCCATGCTGATGCCAAGGGCATCATGCAGCTGGTGGGACAAGCAGAGCCAGAGTGTGTATTGCTGGTGCACGGCGAGGCCAAGAAGATGGAGTTCCTGAGACAGAAGATTGAGCAGGAATTCC GAGTCAACTGCTACATGCCCGCTAATGGGGAGACAGTAACACTGCCTACAAGCCCCAGCATTCCTGTGGGGATATCTCTGGGGCTGCTCAAGCGGGAGATGGCACAGG gaCTGCTCCCTGAGGCCAAAAAGCCCCGGCTCTTGCATGGCACCCTAATCATGAAAGACAGT AATTTCCGCCTAGTGTCCTCAGAGCAAGCCCTCAAGGATCTGGGCCTGGCCGAGCACCAGCTACGTTTCACCTGCCGTGTGCATCTGCAGGACACACGCAAGGAACAGGAGACAGCCCTGCGTGTGTACAGCCACCTCAAGAA CACCCTCAAGGATCACTGTGTGCAGCACCTCCCAGATGGTTCTGTGACCGTAGAGTCTATCCTCATCCAGGCTGCTGCCCACTCTGAAGATCCTGGCACCAAGGTGCTGCTGGTCTCCTGGACCTACCAG GATGAGGAGCTAGGAAGCTTCCTCACATCACTGCTCAAGAATGGCCTTCCCCAGACCCCCAGCTGA
- the Pusl1 gene encoding tRNA pseudouridine synthase-like 1 isoform X1 has translation MGSCGAAGSVRARYLVFFQYLGTDFNGVVAIRGSQRAVGVQNFLEEAAKRLNSVEPVRFTISSRTDAGVHALSNAAHLDVLRRSGQPPFSPEVLTQALNTHLRHPAIRVLKAFRVSSDFHARHAATSRTYLYRLATGCTWPQLPVFERNICWALQTDCLDVAAMEEAAQHLLGTHDFSAFQSAGSPAKSSVRTLRRISVSPGPTSPFVLPHENRRLQFWTLEFESQSFLYRQVRRMTAMLVAVGQGILTPTHVKEILESRDPLGKHQTRIAPAHGLFLKSVLYGDLEDFGPIFSTPQGSTVWKPQVNPS, from the exons ATGGGTTCGTGTGGGGCCGCGGGCTCCGTGCGTGCGCGATACCTCGTGTTCTTCCAGTACTTGGGCACCGATTTCAA CGGGGTTGTGGCCATCAGGGGAAGCCAACGCGCCGTGGGAGTGCAGAACTTTCTGGAG GAGGCCGCCAAGCGGCTGAATTCTGTTGAGCCAGTCAGGTTCACTATCTCCAGCCGCACGGACGCCGGCGTTCACGCCCTGAGCAATGCTGCGCATTTGGACGTCCTGCGCCGCTCAGGTCAGCCGCCTTTCTCCCCTGAAGTCTTGACCCAGGCGCTCAACACCCACCTGAGGCACCCGGCCATCAG GGTATTGAAGGCCTTCCGAGTGTCCAGTGACTTCCATGCTCGCCATGCAGCTACCTCCAGAACCTATCTGTACCGTCTGGCCACAGGTTGTACTTGGCCTCAGCTACCTGTGTTTGAAAGAAACATATGCTGGGCTCTGCAGACAGA CTGTTTGGATGTGGCTGCCATGGAGGAGGCCGCCCAGCACCTCCTTGGGACACACGACTTCAGCGCCTTTCAGTCTGCGGGCAGTCCAGCGAAAAGCTCAGTGCGCACACTGCGCAGAATCTCTGTGTCCCCTGGCCCAACCAGCCCTTTTGTTCTCCCTCATGAGAACAG GAGGCTGCAATTCTGGACCTTGGAGTTTGAGAGCCAGTCTTTTCTATACCGACAG GTCCGGAGGATGACAGCTATGCTGGTGGCTGTAGGGCAAGGAATCCTCACACCTACCCATGTGAAAGAGATTCTGGAGAGTCGAGATCCCTTAGGCAAGCACCAGACTCGAATTGCCCCAGCCCATGGCCTATTCCTTAAGTCAGTGCTATATGGAGACCTTGAAGACTTTG GTCCTATCTTCAGCACCCCACAGGGTTCCACAGTATGGAAACCTCAGGTGAATCCATCCTGA
- the Ints11 gene encoding integrator complex subunit 11 isoform X1 yields MPEIRVTPLGAGQDVGRSCILVSIAGKNVMLDCGMHMGYNDDRRFPDFSYITQSGRLTDFLDCVIISHFHLDHCGALPYFSEMVGYDGPIYMTHPTQAICPILLEDYRKIAVDKKGEANFFTSQMIKDCMKKVVAVHLHQTVQVDDELEIKAYYAGHVLGAAMFQIKVGSESVVYTGDYNMTPDRHLGAAWIDKCRPNLLITESTYATTIRDSKRCRERDFLKKVHETVERGGKVLIPVFALGRAQELCILLETFWERMNLKVPIYFSTGLTEKANHYYKLFITWTNQKIRKTFVQRNMFEFKHIKAFDRAFADNPGPMVVFATPGMLHAGQSLQIFRKWAGNEKNMVIMPGYCVQGTVGHKILSGQRKLEMEGRQVLEVKMQVEYMSFSAHADAKGIMQLVGQAEPECVLLVHGEAKKMEFLRQKIEQEFRVNCYMPANGETVTLPTSPSIPVGISLGLLKREMAQGLLPEAKKPRLLHGTLIMKDSNFRLVSSEQALKDLGLAEHQLRFTCRVHLQDTRKEQETALRVYSHLKNTLKDHCVQHLPDGSVTVESILIQAAAHSEDPGTKVLLVSWTYQDEELGSFLTSLLKNGLPQTPS; encoded by the exons ATGCCCGAGATTAGAGTCACCCCGTTGG GAGCTGGTCAGGATGTAGGCCGCAGTTGCATCTTGGTCTCCATCGCAGGCAAGAATGTCATGCTGGACTGTGGGATGCACATGGGCTATAATGATGAT AGGCGCTTCCCTGACTTTTCCTACATCACCCAGAGTGGCCGGCTGACTGACTTTTTGGACTGTGTAATCATCAG CCACTTCCACCTGGACCATTGTGGGGCACTCCCCTACTTCAGTGAGATGGTGGGCTACGACGGGCCCATCTATATGACCCACCCCACCCAGGCCATCTGCCCAATCCTGCTGGAAGACTACCGCAAGATTGCCGTGGACAAGAAAGGCGAGGCCAATTTCTTCACTTCCCAGATGATCAAAGACTGCATGAAGAAGGTGGTGGCTGTTCACCTGCACCAGACTGTCCAG GTAGATGATGAACTGGAAATCAAGGCATACTATGCAGGCCATGTGCTGGGGGCAGCCATGTTCCAGATTAAAGTGGGCTCCGAGTCCGTAGTCTACACG GGTGATTATAATATGACCCCAGATCGACATTTGGG GGCTGCATGGATTGACAAGTGCCGCCCAAACCTGCTCATCACAGAATCTACATATGCCACAACCATCCGTGACTCCAAGCGCTGCAGGGAGCGAGATTTCCTGAAAAAAGTTCATGAGACTGTGGAACGTGGTGGGAAG GTGCTGATCCCTGTATTTGCACTTGGTCGAGCACAGGAACTCTGCATTCTGCTAGAGACTTTCTG GGAGCGCATGAACCTGAAGGTGCCCATCTACTTCTCAACGGGCCTGACAGAGAAGGCCAATCACTATTACAAACTCTTCATCACCTGGACCAACCAGAAGATCCGGAAGACCTTTGTTCAGAGGAACATGTTTGAGTTCAAGCACATCAAGGCTTTCGACCGGGCATTTGCTGACAACCCAGGTCCCATG GTTGTGTTTGCCACGCCTGGGATGTTGCATGCTGGCCAGTCCCTGCAGATCTTCCGGAAGTGGGCAGGAAATGAGAAGAACATG gtcatcatgcctggctactgTGTGCAAGGGACTGTGGGCCACAAGATCCTCAGTGGACAGCGCAAACTAGAGATGGAGGGGCGGCAGGTG CTGGAGGTGAAGATGCAGGTGGAGTACATGTCATTCAGTGCCCATGCTGATGCCAAGGGCATCATGCAGCTGGTGGGACAAGCAGAGCCAGAGTGTGTATTGCTGGTGCACGGCGAGGCCAAGAAGATGGAGTTCCTGAGACAGAAGATTGAGCAGGAATTCC GAGTCAACTGCTACATGCCCGCTAATGGGGAGACAGTAACACTGCCTACAAGCCCCAGCATTCCTGTGGGGATATCTCTGGGGCTGCTCAAGCGGGAGATGGCACAGG gaCTGCTCCCTGAGGCCAAAAAGCCCCGGCTCTTGCATGGCACCCTAATCATGAAAGACAGT AATTTCCGCCTAGTGTCCTCAGAGCAAGCCCTCAAGGATCTGGGCCTGGCCGAGCACCAGCTACGTTTCACCTGCCGTGTGCATCTGCAGGACACACGCAAGGAACAGGAGACAGCCCTGCGTGTGTACAGCCACCTCAAGAA CACCCTCAAGGATCACTGTGTGCAGCACCTCCCAGATGGTTCTGTGACCGTAGAGTCTATCCTCATCCAGGCTGCTGCCCACTCTGAAGATCCTGGCACCAAGGTGCTGCTGGTCTCCTGGACCTACCAG GATGAGGAGCTAGGAAGCTTCCTCACATCACTGCTCAAGAATGGCCTTCCCCAGACCCCCAGCTGA
- the Acap3 gene encoding arf-GAP with coiled-coil, ANK repeat and PH domain-containing protein 3 isoform X1 yields MTVEFEECIKDSPRFRATIDEVETDVVEIEAKLDKLVKLCSGMIEAGKAYVTTNRLFVSGVRDLSQHCQGDTVISECLQRFGDSLQEMVNYHTILFDQAQRSVRQQLHSFVKEDVRKFKETKKQFDKVREDMELSLVRNAQAPRHRPHEVEEATGALTLTRKCFRHLALDYVLQINVLQAKKKFEILDSMLSFMHAQYSFFQQGYSLLHQLDPYMKKLAAELDQLVIDSAVEKREMERKHAAIQQRTLLQDFSYDEPKVEFDVDAPSGVVMEGYLFKRASNAFKTWNRRWFSIQNSQLVYQKKLKDALTVVVDDLRLCSVKPCEDIERRFCFEVVSPTKSCMLQADSEKLRQAWVQAVQASIASAYRESPDSCYSERLDRTASPSTSSIDSTTDSRDRGVKGESVLQRVQNVAGNSQCGDCGQPDPRWASINLGVLLCIECSGIHRSLGVHCSKVRSLTLDSWEPELLKLMCELGNSTINHIYEAQCEGPGSKKPTASSPRQDKEAWIKDKYVEKKFLRKPPTAPTREAPRRWRAQKCQRPHSSPHAPTTRRKVRLEPVLPSIAALSSASTLERKFRRDSLFCPDELDSLFSYFDAGAGAGPRSLSSDSGLGGSSDGSSDILAFGSSSVVDSVTEEEGAESEESSGEVDGDAEAEAWSLADVRELHPGLLAHRAARTRDLPTLAAALAHGAEVNWADAEDEGKTPLVQAVIGGSLIVCEFLLQNGADVNQRDSRGRAPLHHATLLGHTGQVCLFLKRGADQHALDQEQQDPLTIAVQAANADIVTLLRLARMAEEMREAEAPPGQPAPLAGSSPTELQYRRCIQEFIGLHLEES; encoded by the exons ATGACAGTGGAGTTCGAGGAGTGCATCAAGGACTCGCCGCGCTTCAG GGCAACCATTGATGAGGTAGAAACAGATGTGGTTGAGATCGAGGCCAAACTGGACAAG CTGGTCAAGCTGTGCAGTGGTATGATCGAGGCTGGCAAAGCCTATGTCACCACGAACAGGCTCTTTGTGAGTGGCGTCCGAGACCTGTCCCAGCACTGCCAGGGCGATACCGTTATCTCG GAATGTCTGCAGAGGTTTGGAGACAGCCTCCAGGAGATGGTCAACTACCACACG atACTGTTTGACCAGGCTCAGAGGTCCGTGCGGCAGCAGCTTCACAGCTTCGTCAAAGA GGATGTACGGAAATTCAAGGAGACAAAGAAGCAGTTTGACAAAGTGCGGGAGGACATGGAACTCTCCTTGGTGAGGAATGCGCAGGCCCCTAGGCATCGGCCTCATGAGGTGGAGGAGGCCACAGGTGCTCTCACCCTCACCCGGAAATGCTTCCGTCACCTGGCACTGGACTATGTGCTACAG ATCAATGTCCTCCAGGCCAAGAAGAAATTTGAGATATTGGATTCT ATGCTGTCCTTCATGCACGCCCAGTACAGCTTCTTCCAGCAGGGATACAGCCTCCTGCACCAGCTAGATCCCTACATGAAGAAGCTGGCAGCTGAG CTGGACCAGCTGGTGATTGACTCCGCCGTGGAAAAGCGTGAAATGGAGCGCAAGCATGCTGCTATCCAGCAGCGG ACATTGCTGCAA GACTTCTCTTATGATGAACCAAAAGTAGAGTTCGATGTGGATGCCCCCAGTGGCGTGGTGATGGAGGGCTACCTCTTCAAGAGAGCTAGCAATGCCTTCAAGACATGGAACCG GCGCTGGTTCTCCATTCAGAACAGCCAGCTGGTCTACCAGAAGAAGCTCAAG GATGCACTGACTGTGGTAGTTGACGACCTACGCCTGTGCTCCGTGAAGCCATGTGAGGACATCGAGCGGAGGTTCTGCTTCGAGGTCGTGTCACCCACCAA GAGCTGCATGCTACAGGCTGACTCTGAGAAGCTGCGGCAAGCCTGGGTACAAGCTGTGCAGGCCAGCATTGCCTCTGCATACCGGGAGAGCCCAGACAGCTGTTATAGTGAG AGGCTGGACCGCACAGCATCGCCATCAACAAGTAGCATCGACTCTACTACGGACTCTCGAGATCGTGGAGTCAAGGGCGAGAGTGTGTTGCAGCGGGTGCAGAATGTGGCCGGCAATAGCCAGTGTGGTGACTGTGGCCAGCCAGACCCTCGTTGGGCCAGCATCAACTTGGGTGTGCTGCTCTGTATCGAGTGCTCAGGCATCCACAG GAGCCTGGGTGTCCACTGCTCTAAGGTGCGATCCCTTACACTGGACTCCTGGGAGCCAGAGCTGCTAAAG CTGATGTGTGAGCTTGGGAACAGCACCATAAACCATATCTATGAGGCCCAATGTGAAGGCCCAGGCAGCAAGAAGCCCACAGCTAGTAGCCCCAG GCAGGACAAGGAGGCTTGGATTAAGGACAAATATGTCGAAAAGAAGTTTCTGCGGAAGCCACCTACTGCACCCACACGGGAAGCCCCAAGACGCTGGAGAGCTCAGAAGTGCCAGCGCCCCCACAGCTCTCCCCATGCTCCCACCACTCGCCGCAAGGTCCGGCTTGAGCCCGTCCTGCCCTCCATCGCTGCTCTGTCTTCAG CCAGCACTTTGGAGCGCAAGTTCCGCCGGGACTCCCTCTTCTGCCCTGATGAGCTGGACTCCCTCTTCTCCTACTTCGATGCAGGCGCTGGGGCTGGTCCACGCA GTCTGAGCAGTGACAGTGGCCTGGGAGGCAGCTCTGATGGCAGCTCAGATATTCTGGCCTTTGGCTCCAGCTCCGTGGTGGACAGTGTCACTGAGGAGG AAGGTGCTGAGTCAGAGGAGTCCAGTGGTGAAGTGGATGGAGATGCTGAGGCTGAGGCCTGGAGCCTCGCAGATGTACGAGAACTGCATCCTGGGCTACTGGCACATCGCGCTGCACGCACTCGTGATCTCCCAACGCTGGCCGCAGCACTGGCCCACGGAGCCGAAGTCAACTGGGCTGATGCAGAGGATGAGGGAAAGACGCCACTGGTGCAGGCTGTGATAGGG GGCTCCTTGATTGTCTGTGAATTCCTTCTGCAAAATGGAGCTGATGTGAACCAAAGAGACAGCCGGGGCCGGGCACCTCTGCACCACGCCACACTCTTAGGCCATACTGG TCAGGTCTGCCTATTCCTGAAGCGGGGGGCAGACCAGCATGCCCTGGACCAGGAGCAGCAGGACCCACTGACCATCGCAGTACAGGCGGCCAATGCAGACATTGTCACTCT GCTCCGCCTGGCCCGTATGGCTGAAGAGATGCGGGAGGCCGAGGCTCCCCCAGGCCAGCCAGCCCCACTGGCAGGCAGCAGCCCCACAGAGCTGCAGTACCGCAGGTGCATCCAGGAGTTCATTGGCCTCCATCTGGAGGAAAGCTAG
- the Pusl1 gene encoding tRNA pseudouridine synthase-like 1 isoform X2 — translation MGSCGAAGSVRARYLVFFQYLGTDFNGVVAIRGSQRAVGVQNFLEEAAKRLNSVEPVRFTISSRTDAGVHALSNAAHLDVLRRSGQPPFSPEVLTQALNTHLRHPAIRVLKAFRVSSDFHARHAATSRTYLYRLATGCTWPQLPVFERNICWALQTDCLDVAAMEEAAQHLLGTHDFSAFQSAGSPAKSSVRTLRRISVSPGPTSPFVLPHENRRLQFWTLEFESQSFLYRQVRRMTAMLVAVGQGILTPTHVKEILESRDPLGKHQTRIAPAHGLFLKSVLYGDLEDFGKVLSSAPHRVPQYGNLR, via the exons ATGGGTTCGTGTGGGGCCGCGGGCTCCGTGCGTGCGCGATACCTCGTGTTCTTCCAGTACTTGGGCACCGATTTCAA CGGGGTTGTGGCCATCAGGGGAAGCCAACGCGCCGTGGGAGTGCAGAACTTTCTGGAG GAGGCCGCCAAGCGGCTGAATTCTGTTGAGCCAGTCAGGTTCACTATCTCCAGCCGCACGGACGCCGGCGTTCACGCCCTGAGCAATGCTGCGCATTTGGACGTCCTGCGCCGCTCAGGTCAGCCGCCTTTCTCCCCTGAAGTCTTGACCCAGGCGCTCAACACCCACCTGAGGCACCCGGCCATCAG GGTATTGAAGGCCTTCCGAGTGTCCAGTGACTTCCATGCTCGCCATGCAGCTACCTCCAGAACCTATCTGTACCGTCTGGCCACAGGTTGTACTTGGCCTCAGCTACCTGTGTTTGAAAGAAACATATGCTGGGCTCTGCAGACAGA CTGTTTGGATGTGGCTGCCATGGAGGAGGCCGCCCAGCACCTCCTTGGGACACACGACTTCAGCGCCTTTCAGTCTGCGGGCAGTCCAGCGAAAAGCTCAGTGCGCACACTGCGCAGAATCTCTGTGTCCCCTGGCCCAACCAGCCCTTTTGTTCTCCCTCATGAGAACAG GAGGCTGCAATTCTGGACCTTGGAGTTTGAGAGCCAGTCTTTTCTATACCGACAG GTCCGGAGGATGACAGCTATGCTGGTGGCTGTAGGGCAAGGAATCCTCACACCTACCCATGTGAAAGAGATTCTGGAGAGTCGAGATCCCTTAGGCAAGCACCAGACTCGAATTGCCCCAGCCCATGGCCTATTCCTTAAGTCAGTGCTATATGGAGACCTTGAAGACTTTGGTAAG GTCCTATCTTCAGCACCCCACAGGGTTCCACAGTATGGAAACCTCAGGTGA
- the Acap3 gene encoding arf-GAP with coiled-coil, ANK repeat and PH domain-containing protein 3 isoform X2 codes for MYPADPSPRATIDEVETDVVEIEAKLDKLVKLCSGMIEAGKAYVTTNRLFVSGVRDLSQHCQGDTVISECLQRFGDSLQEMVNYHTILFDQAQRSVRQQLHSFVKEDVRKFKETKKQFDKVREDMELSLVRNAQAPRHRPHEVEEATGALTLTRKCFRHLALDYVLQINVLQAKKKFEILDSMLSFMHAQYSFFQQGYSLLHQLDPYMKKLAAELDQLVIDSAVEKREMERKHAAIQQRTLLQDFSYDEPKVEFDVDAPSGVVMEGYLFKRASNAFKTWNRRWFSIQNSQLVYQKKLKDALTVVVDDLRLCSVKPCEDIERRFCFEVVSPTKSCMLQADSEKLRQAWVQAVQASIASAYRESPDSCYSERLDRTASPSTSSIDSTTDSRDRGVKGESVLQRVQNVAGNSQCGDCGQPDPRWASINLGVLLCIECSGIHRSLGVHCSKVRSLTLDSWEPELLKLMCELGNSTINHIYEAQCEGPGSKKPTASSPRQDKEAWIKDKYVEKKFLRKPPTAPTREAPRRWRAQKCQRPHSSPHAPTTRRKVRLEPVLPSIAALSSASTLERKFRRDSLFCPDELDSLFSYFDAGAGAGPRSLSSDSGLGGSSDGSSDILAFGSSSVVDSVTEEEGAESEESSGEVDGDAEAEAWSLADVRELHPGLLAHRAARTRDLPTLAAALAHGAEVNWADAEDEGKTPLVQAVIGGSLIVCEFLLQNGADVNQRDSRGRAPLHHATLLGHTGQVCLFLKRGADQHALDQEQQDPLTIAVQAANADIVTLLRLARMAEEMREAEAPPGQPAPLAGSSPTELQYRRCIQEFIGLHLEES; via the exons ATGTATCCTGCAGACCCTTCACCCAG GGCAACCATTGATGAGGTAGAAACAGATGTGGTTGAGATCGAGGCCAAACTGGACAAG CTGGTCAAGCTGTGCAGTGGTATGATCGAGGCTGGCAAAGCCTATGTCACCACGAACAGGCTCTTTGTGAGTGGCGTCCGAGACCTGTCCCAGCACTGCCAGGGCGATACCGTTATCTCG GAATGTCTGCAGAGGTTTGGAGACAGCCTCCAGGAGATGGTCAACTACCACACG atACTGTTTGACCAGGCTCAGAGGTCCGTGCGGCAGCAGCTTCACAGCTTCGTCAAAGA GGATGTACGGAAATTCAAGGAGACAAAGAAGCAGTTTGACAAAGTGCGGGAGGACATGGAACTCTCCTTGGTGAGGAATGCGCAGGCCCCTAGGCATCGGCCTCATGAGGTGGAGGAGGCCACAGGTGCTCTCACCCTCACCCGGAAATGCTTCCGTCACCTGGCACTGGACTATGTGCTACAG ATCAATGTCCTCCAGGCCAAGAAGAAATTTGAGATATTGGATTCT ATGCTGTCCTTCATGCACGCCCAGTACAGCTTCTTCCAGCAGGGATACAGCCTCCTGCACCAGCTAGATCCCTACATGAAGAAGCTGGCAGCTGAG CTGGACCAGCTGGTGATTGACTCCGCCGTGGAAAAGCGTGAAATGGAGCGCAAGCATGCTGCTATCCAGCAGCGG ACATTGCTGCAA GACTTCTCTTATGATGAACCAAAAGTAGAGTTCGATGTGGATGCCCCCAGTGGCGTGGTGATGGAGGGCTACCTCTTCAAGAGAGCTAGCAATGCCTTCAAGACATGGAACCG GCGCTGGTTCTCCATTCAGAACAGCCAGCTGGTCTACCAGAAGAAGCTCAAG GATGCACTGACTGTGGTAGTTGACGACCTACGCCTGTGCTCCGTGAAGCCATGTGAGGACATCGAGCGGAGGTTCTGCTTCGAGGTCGTGTCACCCACCAA GAGCTGCATGCTACAGGCTGACTCTGAGAAGCTGCGGCAAGCCTGGGTACAAGCTGTGCAGGCCAGCATTGCCTCTGCATACCGGGAGAGCCCAGACAGCTGTTATAGTGAG AGGCTGGACCGCACAGCATCGCCATCAACAAGTAGCATCGACTCTACTACGGACTCTCGAGATCGTGGAGTCAAGGGCGAGAGTGTGTTGCAGCGGGTGCAGAATGTGGCCGGCAATAGCCAGTGTGGTGACTGTGGCCAGCCAGACCCTCGTTGGGCCAGCATCAACTTGGGTGTGCTGCTCTGTATCGAGTGCTCAGGCATCCACAG GAGCCTGGGTGTCCACTGCTCTAAGGTGCGATCCCTTACACTGGACTCCTGGGAGCCAGAGCTGCTAAAG CTGATGTGTGAGCTTGGGAACAGCACCATAAACCATATCTATGAGGCCCAATGTGAAGGCCCAGGCAGCAAGAAGCCCACAGCTAGTAGCCCCAG GCAGGACAAGGAGGCTTGGATTAAGGACAAATATGTCGAAAAGAAGTTTCTGCGGAAGCCACCTACTGCACCCACACGGGAAGCCCCAAGACGCTGGAGAGCTCAGAAGTGCCAGCGCCCCCACAGCTCTCCCCATGCTCCCACCACTCGCCGCAAGGTCCGGCTTGAGCCCGTCCTGCCCTCCATCGCTGCTCTGTCTTCAG CCAGCACTTTGGAGCGCAAGTTCCGCCGGGACTCCCTCTTCTGCCCTGATGAGCTGGACTCCCTCTTCTCCTACTTCGATGCAGGCGCTGGGGCTGGTCCACGCA GTCTGAGCAGTGACAGTGGCCTGGGAGGCAGCTCTGATGGCAGCTCAGATATTCTGGCCTTTGGCTCCAGCTCCGTGGTGGACAGTGTCACTGAGGAGG AAGGTGCTGAGTCAGAGGAGTCCAGTGGTGAAGTGGATGGAGATGCTGAGGCTGAGGCCTGGAGCCTCGCAGATGTACGAGAACTGCATCCTGGGCTACTGGCACATCGCGCTGCACGCACTCGTGATCTCCCAACGCTGGCCGCAGCACTGGCCCACGGAGCCGAAGTCAACTGGGCTGATGCAGAGGATGAGGGAAAGACGCCACTGGTGCAGGCTGTGATAGGG GGCTCCTTGATTGTCTGTGAATTCCTTCTGCAAAATGGAGCTGATGTGAACCAAAGAGACAGCCGGGGCCGGGCACCTCTGCACCACGCCACACTCTTAGGCCATACTGG TCAGGTCTGCCTATTCCTGAAGCGGGGGGCAGACCAGCATGCCCTGGACCAGGAGCAGCAGGACCCACTGACCATCGCAGTACAGGCGGCCAATGCAGACATTGTCACTCT GCTCCGCCTGGCCCGTATGGCTGAAGAGATGCGGGAGGCCGAGGCTCCCCCAGGCCAGCCAGCCCCACTGGCAGGCAGCAGCCCCACAGAGCTGCAGTACCGCAGGTGCATCCAGGAGTTCATTGGCCTCCATCTGGAGGAAAGCTAG